Below is a genomic region from Vairimorpha necatrix chromosome 1, complete sequence.
CACGAGTGTAGAATGAGATACagttgaaaaataaagccTAAAAACTAAAAGGACTAACaaacatatttttgacTTTGAGCATTACTGAGATTTTTCTCATCAAATTGCAAGCTTACtgattataaatgaaattttatatagtaATATTCAATcagtattttaaatttaatctaTCTTTATAATGTATAAAACCATCTCTTTACTTTTATGATCTAACAGTAaccatttatattttatattttttctatgtGTTGtatacaatatattttaacgCTTAAATTTGCATTTAATTAACTAAACGATAAGttaatctaaaaataaatgtttttggTTTTACTAAGGTTTAatagttaaaaatttgttctGATCATCAATTCaagcataaaaaaaattgttattcattgtatatataagctttatatcataaaatttaatgcaTTTGTTAGGTTTAATCGATAACcaatttaatttgattttaaaagataatatattatttctgtctttttcttttgtaaaaatatattataattacatAAGCCGAGTTCTTCATTCGATAGATTCTATGGTTTTTTGAGTATGTATTTAAACTTCGagaatttatctttattatatGCAGTCAATCGATATTTAAtctaaaatgtaaaaaattttaggtTTAGATGTTTTTCTCTgatgttaaaaattttcaaaaattctataattGTATTAAAAGGTTCCTCTTGTAAATTTGATTTCTTATCTTCTTTTTGTCGATTGaagttgtttttttaactcGATTGATGTGTTAAATCAACGATCAATTTTCTTTCCATATGTACGAAGTCTAAAGCCTTAATCattattgattttaatttaattatttgtgTAAAAAGGGCCCATGTCAAAAATTCGCTATTATGTATAAATTCGTCAATATTCTTCTCACATTTTGATAACATTATATaagatttgaaaaaaaaaatttgcgTCCTAAAGCTAACTTTAGCCGTTGTTTACTttctttgtcttttttcatttgttGTGAtgcatataaattatttcgttgttttttatatggtAACTGTTTAAGCATCATTTTCATAGAATCAGAATTATTTCCACAATTGTTATCAACAAAATGACATTTCACATAACCtcttctttgtttttattacataaattttattaaaattttcataagaGATACAAACagttattaatttttgttttttttagacGCATCAAATGTTTCTgtagattatttttactttttctatttatttcggaaatattaaaatcaacCTCAGGACGATATAAAGTGCCAAATAATAATCTCATTTTAAggatatatttaaaaacaatatgaaACATTGTGagagattttttatagtcaTTTTAGAATCGCAAAAGtgcttttataatatattgatTAACACACGCGTAAATGACCATTGTACGTCAACGCgaaagttaaaaaatttcttgttattttaataagttATCACCTGTTAAGAGACATTGGTTATAGGcgacaataaaataaagattataaaatgtaaataaactttattttaaacattaatgatcaataataacaaatattttagtaaacaaaattaacttactcaatataaataaaatacattttaatattatgtgcattcttttttgttatGTATACTAAAATAATCTCCATAGATTGTGtgattaaaatatatgtatacaaaatattttcttttttaataaaaacgGGTTTGTCGTCAATAGGTATACATAAGAGATTGGTTTCGGATTAcacttttgtttttttttttactacaGCTAACGTTGTTAATgtgtaattataaataattattgtaatatttttttaaaatatttcgaATCCTTCTCGACATTCATTAATTGCAAACAAAAGTttctcttttaatttttttttacttgaATACTCTGGAAGTAATAAAGTATTGGTACATGTTCTGGCAAAAGGTAGTATTTTATCATGATCACATGCGATCTTTGCAactgtaaattttttattttcttctctCATTCCAGTAAGATCTTCAAATCCTCCGCCTGGTACTTTATTAGAACCTGTTACAAAATGTACAAGTAGAGTTTTTTCTTCGTCTGTGAAACTTTTTACTATGTCCCAAAACCAAATAATTACTTTTTCTTTggaattataattttcgtATGTAGTATTTTGAATccaatttttcatatttatcttttctGCTCCACATATTAACATTTTAAAGCTGTTTTCGTCAAATGTGTTTAGACAATATTTAGGAATAATCTCAAATAatccattttttatttcccCAATTTGTTCATCTATTTTTGTAacgtatttatattttaaatattcgtctatgtataaatttatattttcttcattgactaatatattttttccgtttttaataaattcaaaatcgTTTTCCGAAAATGTCGTTCGCAAATCGATTAATGTTTTGGGATCTTCTTTTAAtgaagtaaaatttttgtaaaaaagtGGATCAACTTTTTCAAAATCTGTGTTGTCACAAGacaaatctaaaatttgtTTCCAAATAATTGTATGTAATTTTACATTGGCATTGACTTTGCTAACAATCATTCTCCCAATTATTTTCCCTAAAAACTTATAATATGCTAGATCGTTTTCTCttattaattctttatCAATAGGAAACATCTCCGTTAGATCATCATTTAggaaataaaacaattgaTTTCTTGTTGCAAAAAATTCATCAATCAACGAAGTAATCCATTCTCTAGTGATTCCTCCCAAATCATCACATTTCTCATCcttatatttgattttaattatattgtttGGAAGTAAAGATGATTCTGGcattttcttcaaaattttaaaagattcttgaaatatattttttctgtctaataaaatttcataaatagGTTTGGGGCGGCAACCATATCTAACgtgaattattttatataattgatCCTTACAATtcctaaaattttcaacttctttatattgtttaccatatttttcatctttGCAGTATTCTAATAGTGTTTTAAGAATGATAATTGCAAATAAACCTAAAATGAACCCAATTACATACATGATGGGTAAAGACGGTTGgaattaaatgtttttaaattgaaaTTGTGATAGGTAACTATATCTTGCAAattcattataaaattaaactttaatatacataaaagaaaaactaCATTAAAGTTATTTGAGTTAAATTTCTTCTCGAatgctttaaaaattgaaatttttaatttgttgaagtgtttttataattaattagAACCTTATTACGCATAATCACGAATCGTAATTTGAAtttgtaataatttaatacgCCACAAgaataaatcattttttttctaaaatactaacaaatataatgaaaaaagataaaataatatgtaatttacaaaatatattatcatataaaaaagaacacAGATGTATggattacaaaaaaataattacaaGACAGTTACATGTAAATAGATCTATTATTCTTTCGTTTGTTATAAACGTGGATTTAAAACTTGaagatataatttatatggAATGTGATTTTACTCTAAGTACGAAGAAAATAGATTTACAAGTCAGccaaatttatgaaaaaaagaaatcatgaagttttttcctttttattACGTTTAGTTGATAAGATAATACTTACCTAATCTGATGAATAAATCTCAAGAAAATTCATTAAACTTTTACGTTGggtaattttaaaaaaaaatcttcgACTGGTATCAATGACATAGGTGACTTAATATATTTggttttgtaaaataaaatacctATCTAAAAGGTTTATTTAAATGCCCAAATTAAGTagcaaaatttttctttgccGACGGCCAAAGAAACATTTTGATTCGGAttagatatttattttgtttgaaatctataaatataatactagtctggtaaaaaaaattattttaaagaccaaaatattttaaaataaattaaacttCAGTATGATTCGTATTCCGGGTAATCGAGCGTAAAGCGCCAAGATGTTAGTTCATAATTCGTCTCATATTAGATTAATATAAAGGGTACTGTGTTTTAATTCATTCGTCTTTGATCTACTTTCCGCAATTAAGtgatgaaaaatatttatattattaacgTGTAAATTATTGCATCGAGAATATAGTAGATACAATGTTATTTTGCAAGTAATAACGTGGGAACTTTTCACAAAATCCCCAGAAAGACATTGAATGAAGTTTTCGTCTTTTATTCACTATAAGATAATATAGAGCAGAATTTAGCCTTTTAGAAACTTAATGGCGATGTATGCTtcatatttgtatttagtTTGGCCTCGAGAGATAGCtcactttttattttaattgatAAACATAATGATTACAAGCCCTAACCTTTATGAAAAGTTTAAAGTAGataataagtaaaaatttgctttacatttttatttttttttgtcatACCTTAGTTTAcctatatttttaatttttaaatgccTATTACATGGTAAACTTATTAAACTTCTCGTTATCTGAACTTAATTCAGTGTGATATACAATACATTAGGATAGTTTCTATTCGActtttctatattattaaagtCTCTGGATATCTTTAAGGGAGctacttaaaaattcacaaattaaagattttttatttattcagAACTACGTATAATTATAGTTTACAAAACTAAAAccatagaaaaaaaaatttggtTTACTAAATAACATAATCCCGCatcaaataaattgtttaaaaataattcatcTGATTCAATAAAAGGAGAAACTATATCATTTTATAAGATTGAGGCATATTTTGCATAACACGCAAACATAACATcttatttacaataaaatactatcaattaaaaatagtgTTTTTTCTACATTGGATATTAGTGATGTATTCattaaatatgataaaaaaaaatttcaagaTTATGCTGTTaggaaaatatatatatacactATTTTTAAACGCATGTTAATGTagaataattttgaaaatgtGAAATAGATTATTTAAACCAATAAATCGGCttagttaaaaaaattttcgaaTTTGATTTACTATTATTATTAGTAAGCAAAATTTAATCCATcatatttgtattattgATTGATTTGTATAGTTCTATAATATATctattattgaaaaaaaaacttagcCTTCATTTTTACAATGCGATATaatcttcaattttttttttttacgatTTACACATCTCAATCTTCTAGACATATGGTTTTTTTCTACAAATATACTAATATTAATCAttcaaaacaaaacatacaaaatgttttattattaggctttatgatttttagcTTAGTAGATAAATTGATGCTTAcgaaaaagattttaaagtGAATTATATACACTATTGAACAGaaatatacttttttgCCTTATAAAGTgatgtaaaaatttcattggACTTATTTTCTAACccaataaatttcttaaagaTTTGAAATTAAGAACTATATGCTTTTTACTTATCTGAATTTTAAGCAAATTGTGGTTAATAAATGTATTCTTTGCAATTTTGAGCCATTTCTAtctgtttttataatcatatGGGTTTCAGAATAATATGTCATGTTACGTAcgttatcaaaaaaaattcttgaCATTATTATGTAGTaccaaaaaaacaaaaacgATAAAgtagattttattaaaaaaaattatgactTTAAGATTTCAATGGGTTTGATATGTTCtactttattatttgtaatgTTTTTCtattgaaataaatattgcCCCAAAATGAATTTCGTAGGAGTAATTGTCGTTGTTTTTTCCGTAAAAGCAAACAATTCAAtgttttatgtttataaacTTGTATTCAATACTATTAGGGAAGTGCTACtggataaaattaataataaagattatATTTCGTTGGACACAAATCATTCATATGAAGTTTTATATGTTCATTGTCTTCATACTGAAAAAAGAATTCAAATCACAACCAAGAATTTTACAACAATTGATGAAGAATATGTTGAACGTACCTACATTACTGAAGAAACTGATTTTAGTGTCATTTCCAAATTTCtggaaaatatattaaattctcatttatataaatctgcccatcataaaatattggTGTACGACCAAATATTAGCTGAACTAATGAATGATATATTAGCTAGAAACAGtgtaaatattagaaaGGAAAATTACTTATCCTTTAATCATATTATTGAGAATAAAAGTCCTATGGAAAGGATGATACTAGAGgcaaaatttaatagacATGGGGTGtgtataaaatcaaattatattctaacttattttataaatgaaaggGCAATTTTGCTcagattttatattaaaaatagcaATATAATTCGTTTCTTTGAAGTagattgtaaaaaattggGCATCAAAGATTTATTCATCAAAATATTAcgaaaaaatgatatttctaagaaatatgataaaaaaatatttgatgaTGCACTTTGTTTGTACGACATTCTTGTACTTAGTgttataattaaatcaaCTGGcgatctaaaaataaattgtgAAGcagattatataaaaacagaAGCATCTAAAACTTTCAAACTAAATTTTAAcgttaaaaaacaaaatgacGACTTAATATTCAGTTATTTAAATCgtgaaattatatattcaataaaaaataaagataagaaTCTTACTGACTGgtgtaaaatttatgatcGGTTTTATGAAATACAGAATCAAGAATTCAAAGATATCGATACATTTTATCAGATAATGAAgtgtaataataaattggAATTTCTcataaaatgtattatGAAAGATAAACACAGTGTGCTAAACgcttttttaagaaatcttTGTGCCTGTTTGTATGGATTTGAACTCAatgatttacaaaaaataacaattaaatctctaatattaaatttagattATGATGATGAAATTGTGTATATGTTAAAGGTCTGTTTGTTTATAGAAGCCGAAAACTACATCAATGACAATCAAATGATTTACGATCCCGTATTcgtaaaattaaaagaaatcggacaattttattgtaacagaaatataataaatttaataaatgtatttcagcaaattaataatataaaaaacgatcTTCTAGATGTTATGCAAGAGACCTGGGGCGATTTATTCAACataatttcattattttcacgagactataaatattttctgttTACGAATAAACTGATAGATCTTGAAACGGAAAGATTTTCCGAGTTAATTGCTGCAGAAGAAAATgtactaaaaaatactgtaaaattattgtcaaataattaaaagtttcttttttttgcattttatgattttgccaatatttttataaaagtttGAGATGTTTATTCCATAAGCGTAAGTTATTTATTAcagaagaaaattatatcaTTACTTTATGTCTTATATCAGTTATATgaaaacattataaatttatccattagattaaaatataaattcaaaataagACGTAATAAAACGCATTATTtgcaaaaaattacatgatattattaatattacaGTATAGTAATAATCTTTAAATATCCCGATTCAATAATTAAGGATACATTATAGATGTCTAGTATCTTACTATGAATATTCGACTTTATGGGTtgcaaaatttaaatatctaaagcaaatcttttaaaaaaatatataatatgaATCTTTTATTCAAGTAATTTTCAAGATTTAGAATTAGGCTGTTGGAACAACTGAGGAACTGCGCAAATGAACAATAGAACAAAGAAGAGATCttgtaataaatttttgtatgcATGTATAGCTTATTTTCGACTTGGGGCATACAAGGCACTGCGTTATGTATTTGTACTAATTGTACAAGctttaaaatctaaaataaaatttttatattcttttaaaacaaCAAGATATCT
It encodes:
- a CDS encoding E3 ubiquitin-protein ligase translates to MYVIGFILGLFAIIILKTLLEYCKDEKYGKQYKEVENFRNCKDQLYKIIHVRYGCRPKPIYEILLDRKNIFQESFKILKKMPESSLLPNNIIKIKYKDEKCDDLGGITREWITSLIDEFFATRNQLFYFLNDDLTEMFPIDKELIRENDLAYYKFLGKIIGRMIVSKVNANVKLHTIIWKQILDLSCDNTDFEKVDPLFYKNFTSLKEDPKTLIDLRTTFSENDFEFIKNGKNILVNEENINLYIDEYLKYKYVTKIDEQIGEIKNGLFEIIPKYCLNTFDENSFKMLICGAEKINMKNWIQNTTYENYNSKEKVIIWFWDIVKSFTDEEKTLLVHFVTGSNKVPGGGFEDLTGMREENKKFTVAKIACDHDKILPFARTCTNTLLLPEYSSKKKLKEKLLFAINECREGFEIF